Proteins encoded by one window of Streptacidiphilus sp. PB12-B1b:
- a CDS encoding response regulator transcription factor, with amino-acid sequence MRVLLVEDEPDLRAIIAAGLRTSGFFVDPVGDWPAADELLDLNDYDCVVLDRMLPQGDALHALRDRRRRGWAAPVLFLTALHSLSDRIAGFEHGADDYLAKPFAMPELVMRVRSLARRSHERQPVFLRCADVELDLARREVRRAGVLLSLTPKEMSVLHRLLTWQDQVVTKTELFAHCWDEMADPSSNVVDAVIAGLRRKLGAPPLVHTVRGQGFRMAAAPVPAR; translated from the coding sequence ATGCGAGTGCTGCTGGTGGAGGACGAGCCGGATCTGCGGGCGATCATCGCGGCGGGGCTGCGGACCTCGGGTTTCTTCGTCGACCCGGTCGGGGACTGGCCCGCCGCCGACGAACTGCTCGACCTCAACGACTACGACTGCGTGGTCCTGGACCGGATGCTGCCGCAGGGCGACGCCCTGCACGCGCTGCGGGACCGGCGCAGGCGCGGATGGGCCGCGCCGGTGCTGTTCCTCACCGCCCTGCACTCCCTCTCCGACCGGATCGCCGGCTTCGAGCACGGCGCCGACGACTACCTGGCCAAGCCGTTTGCCATGCCCGAGCTGGTGATGCGGGTGCGCAGCCTGGCCCGCCGCTCGCACGAGCGGCAGCCGGTCTTCCTGCGCTGCGCCGACGTCGAGCTGGACCTGGCCCGGCGCGAGGTCCGCCGCGCGGGCGTGCTGCTGTCGCTGACGCCCAAGGAGATGTCGGTCCTGCACCGGCTGCTGACCTGGCAGGACCAGGTGGTGACCAAGACCGAGCTGTTCGCCCACTGCTGGGACGAGATGGCCGACCCCTCCTCCAACGTCGTGGACGCGGTGATCGCCGGGCTGCGCCGCAAGCTGGGGGCGCCGCCGCTGGTGCACACCGTGCGCGGGCAGGGCTTCCGGATGGCGGCCGCACCCGTACCGGCGCGATGA
- a CDS encoding tetratricopeptide repeat protein has translation MAPVRAHQLFVTPDGRRPDAAVAEDGAPLLLPPVNAHRRLRGPYTAAGTILRAVVPGALERHPELVAAHVIEILSTSPELHRVVPATTETLTSLAIPKERTRFYSRMRTLRIAHGLTGFLHDLLLLDGGEPRTLVVDHLDAADPTDQEFFGVLLRRIPAGLLAVSAVVGPDAAPEPLLAAALERHTVRRPAPDAAPAEAAPAPAALTGEALTAAARAYVAGECLDADPALRAAYQAVGPEQRARLHDERAAELEAAAEGSLRLGAVPFHREHGSDPLGAGVPALLAASDWCIENGFYDATVDLAKRGLELVGELDDDADADPLTTWWPLTTKVTMSLAALDRAAEAMAMYDAVRARTTLPRVHMHAAYATAMLYTRHLPEGQRDHRLALGWTNIAIAIASQLQGGEDQAFSTVFQQNGRALVEGHLGNAEEALALVTGGLERLDRELGEGEHGLHRSVLRHNRAQVLKGLGRLDEARQDYEKVIALDPNYAEYHFEYAGLLRRLGRHEQALREYTRAMELTPPFVELYYNRGDLRAVTGDVDGALADFGFALELDPEYVDAYVNRAALLLNLGELEAAAQDVAAGLALAPDHAHLRCQQARVDWEGGDLKAALAGLDRAVLSAPEMAEAWALRAAVRFDSADLEGALADLGRSLEIEDSAVVRYNRGSVYEALGQWAQAADDYTRAIEGDPADPDGWLRRAVCRTRLGDTGAARADLEHFTGIAPERSQEAEAVQAGEPVG, from the coding sequence ATGGCCCCCGTCCGTGCCCACCAGCTTTTCGTCACCCCGGACGGCCGCCGGCCCGACGCCGCCGTCGCCGAGGACGGGGCGCCCCTGCTGCTGCCGCCGGTCAACGCGCACCGGCGGCTGCGCGGGCCCTACACCGCCGCCGGAACGATCCTGCGCGCGGTGGTGCCCGGGGCGCTGGAGCGCCACCCCGAGCTGGTCGCCGCCCATGTCATCGAGATCCTCAGCACCTCGCCGGAGCTGCACCGGGTGGTGCCCGCCACCACCGAGACGCTGACCTCGCTGGCCATCCCCAAGGAGCGCACCCGCTTCTACTCCCGGATGCGCACCCTGCGGATCGCCCACGGCCTCACCGGCTTCCTGCACGACCTGCTGCTGCTGGACGGCGGCGAACCGCGCACCCTGGTGGTGGACCACCTGGACGCGGCCGACCCCACCGACCAGGAGTTCTTCGGCGTCCTGCTGCGCAGGATCCCCGCCGGGCTGCTGGCGGTGTCGGCGGTGGTCGGTCCGGACGCCGCACCGGAGCCGCTGCTGGCCGCCGCGCTGGAGCGCCACACGGTCCGGCGTCCCGCGCCCGACGCCGCCCCGGCCGAGGCCGCTCCCGCCCCGGCCGCGCTGACCGGCGAGGCGTTGACCGCCGCCGCCCGGGCCTATGTCGCCGGCGAGTGCCTGGACGCCGACCCGGCGCTGCGCGCGGCCTACCAGGCGGTCGGCCCGGAGCAGCGGGCGCGGCTGCACGACGAGCGCGCCGCCGAGCTGGAGGCCGCCGCCGAGGGCTCGCTGCGGCTGGGCGCGGTCCCCTTCCACCGGGAGCACGGCAGCGACCCGCTGGGCGCCGGCGTCCCGGCCCTGCTGGCCGCCTCCGACTGGTGCATCGAGAACGGCTTCTACGACGCCACGGTGGACCTCGCCAAGCGCGGCCTGGAGTTGGTCGGCGAGCTGGACGACGACGCCGACGCCGACCCGCTCACCACCTGGTGGCCGCTGACCACCAAGGTGACCATGTCGCTGGCGGCGCTGGACCGCGCCGCCGAGGCCATGGCCATGTACGACGCCGTCCGGGCCCGCACCACCCTGCCCCGGGTGCACATGCACGCCGCGTACGCCACGGCCATGCTCTACACCCGCCACCTGCCCGAGGGGCAGCGCGACCACCGGCTGGCGCTCGGCTGGACGAACATCGCCATCGCCATCGCCTCGCAGCTCCAGGGCGGCGAGGACCAGGCGTTCTCCACCGTCTTCCAGCAGAACGGCCGCGCCCTGGTGGAGGGCCACCTGGGCAACGCCGAGGAGGCCCTGGCGCTGGTCACCGGCGGCCTGGAGCGGCTGGACCGGGAGCTGGGCGAGGGCGAGCACGGGCTGCACCGCTCGGTGCTGCGGCACAACCGGGCCCAGGTGCTCAAGGGCCTCGGCCGACTGGACGAGGCCCGCCAGGACTACGAGAAGGTCATCGCGCTCGACCCCAACTACGCCGAGTACCACTTCGAGTACGCCGGACTGCTGCGCCGCCTCGGCCGCCACGAGCAGGCGCTGCGGGAGTACACCCGGGCCATGGAGCTGACCCCGCCCTTCGTCGAGCTGTACTACAACCGGGGCGACCTGCGCGCGGTCACCGGCGACGTCGACGGCGCGCTGGCCGACTTCGGCTTCGCGCTGGAGCTGGACCCGGAGTACGTGGACGCCTACGTCAACCGGGCTGCCCTGCTGCTGAACCTGGGCGAGCTGGAGGCCGCCGCCCAGGACGTCGCGGCCGGGTTGGCGCTCGCCCCGGACCACGCCCACCTGCGCTGCCAGCAGGCCCGGGTGGACTGGGAGGGCGGCGACCTCAAGGCGGCGCTGGCCGGGCTGGACCGGGCGGTGCTCAGCGCGCCGGAGATGGCCGAGGCGTGGGCGCTGCGGGCGGCCGTCCGCTTCGACTCCGCCGACCTGGAGGGCGCCCTGGCCGACCTGGGCCGCTCGCTGGAGATCGAGGACTCGGCGGTGGTCCGCTACAACCGGGGCTCGGTGTACGAGGCGCTGGGGCAGTGGGCGCAGGCGGCGGACGACTACACCCGGGCCATCGAGGGCGATCCGGCCGACCCCGACGGCTGGCTGCGCCGCGCGGTGTGCCGCACGCGGTTGGGCGACACCGGGGCGGCCCGGGCCGACCTGGAGCACTTCACCGGGATCGCCCCCGAGCGCAGCCAGGAGGCCGAGGCGGTGCAGGCGGGGGAGCCGGTGGGCTGA
- a CDS encoding XdhC family protein, whose translation MRDVLDQVYPWYLAGETFALATVVRTFHSAPRQPGAAMAVSAAGTVVGSVSGGCVEGAVYEEAAEVRATGRPVLRSYGVSDDAAFEVGLTCGGTLEVFVEAVSRRTFPELPQVMASLAAAEPVAVATAVSGGGGAAGRRLVVWPDRHCGSLGVPALDAAVAQDARGLLEQGASLLRHYGAAGQRRGEELAVFVGSFAPPPRMLVFGAIDFAAAVTDLGAFLGYRVTVCDARPVFATAGRFPHADEVVVRWPHDYLAEEAAAGRIDDRTVVAVLTHDPKFDVPLLAAALRLPLAYVGALGSRRTHRDRLARLREAGLDERQLARLASPAGLDLGARTPQETAVSIAAEIVAARWGGTGRRLAHTDGPIHHAPAPTQAPAVGGRPARPAPAAVRHG comes from the coding sequence ATGCGTGATGTGCTGGACCAGGTCTACCCCTGGTACCTGGCCGGGGAGACCTTCGCCCTGGCCACGGTGGTGCGGACGTTCCACAGCGCCCCCCGGCAGCCCGGCGCGGCGATGGCGGTGTCGGCCGCAGGCACGGTCGTGGGCAGCGTCTCCGGCGGCTGCGTCGAGGGCGCGGTGTACGAGGAGGCCGCCGAGGTGCGGGCCACCGGCCGCCCCGTGCTGCGCAGCTACGGTGTCAGCGACGACGCCGCCTTCGAGGTGGGGCTGACCTGCGGCGGCACCCTGGAGGTGTTCGTCGAGGCGGTCTCCCGGCGGACGTTCCCCGAGCTGCCGCAGGTGATGGCCTCGCTGGCGGCGGCCGAGCCGGTGGCCGTGGCGACCGCCGTGTCCGGCGGCGGGGGAGCGGCCGGGCGGCGGCTGGTGGTCTGGCCGGACCGGCACTGCGGCAGCCTGGGCGTCCCGGCGCTGGACGCGGCGGTGGCCCAGGACGCGCGCGGCCTGCTGGAGCAGGGTGCCTCGCTGCTGCGGCACTATGGGGCGGCCGGTCAGCGCCGGGGCGAGGAGCTGGCGGTGTTCGTCGGCTCGTTCGCGCCGCCGCCCAGGATGCTGGTGTTCGGCGCCATCGACTTCGCCGCCGCCGTCACCGACCTGGGGGCCTTCCTCGGCTACCGGGTCACGGTCTGCGACGCCCGGCCGGTCTTCGCCACCGCCGGGCGGTTCCCGCACGCGGACGAGGTGGTGGTGCGCTGGCCGCACGACTACCTCGCCGAGGAGGCTGCGGCGGGCCGGATCGACGACCGCACCGTGGTGGCCGTGCTGACCCACGATCCCAAGTTCGATGTGCCGCTGCTGGCCGCCGCGCTGCGGCTACCGCTGGCGTACGTCGGCGCGCTCGGCTCCCGCCGCACCCACCGGGACCGGCTGGCGCGGCTGCGCGAGGCCGGGCTGGACGAGCGGCAGCTGGCCCGGCTGGCCTCCCCGGCCGGGCTCGACCTGGGCGCCCGCACCCCGCAGGAGACCGCCGTCTCCATCGCCGCGGAGATCGTTGCCGCCCGCTGGGGCGGCACCGGACGGCGCCTGGCCCACACCGACGGCCCGATCCACCACGCCCCAGCCCCGACCCAAGCCCCCGCCGTCGGCGGGCGGCCCGCGCGTCCGGCCCCGGCCGCCGTCCGGCACGGCTGA
- a CDS encoding LysR family transcriptional regulator has translation MTLTQLRAFVAVARLGSVKAAALSLRVSEPAVSSAVAALRRELGDQLFVRAAGGIALTPGGRRLAAGAAEIVGLAEDTCRRVREAGSGSVSLRVATTETSAEQILPPLLEAFLRRRPEIESTTLAVPAALLDQVLLDRRADVAIGATTGEPAADDVVERFPFLRFQLAVVAAPAYLGLRPGAPAERPRLPESRLPRERWLLGPGGLDPGTPGGAFLARHGVGDSCTSIFPSATAALNAAVAGDGLSVSLVHLVRDQLRQGALTLVDVPGLPVNGMLYAGALRGARRSPAASALCGFVTTPAALESLLTRATGVPVGHYRPTVHVTLWS, from the coding sequence ATGACCCTCACCCAGCTCAGGGCGTTCGTCGCGGTGGCCAGGCTCGGCTCGGTCAAGGCCGCGGCGCTGTCGCTGCGCGTCAGCGAGCCCGCCGTCTCCAGCGCGGTGGCCGCGCTCCGCCGCGAGCTCGGCGACCAGCTGTTCGTCCGCGCCGCCGGGGGGATCGCGCTGACGCCGGGCGGGCGCAGGCTGGCCGCCGGGGCGGCGGAGATCGTCGGGCTGGCCGAGGACACCTGCAGGCGGGTCCGCGAGGCCGGGAGCGGCAGCGTCTCGCTGCGGGTGGCGACCACCGAGACCAGCGCCGAGCAGATCCTGCCGCCGCTGCTGGAGGCGTTCCTGCGGCGCCGGCCGGAGATCGAGTCCACCACCCTGGCGGTGCCCGCCGCCCTGCTGGACCAGGTCCTGCTGGACCGCCGGGCCGACGTCGCCATCGGCGCCACCACCGGCGAGCCCGCCGCCGACGACGTGGTGGAGCGCTTCCCCTTCCTGCGGTTCCAGCTGGCCGTCGTCGCCGCCCCCGCCTACCTGGGGCTGCGCCCCGGCGCCCCGGCCGAGCGGCCACGGCTGCCGGAGAGCAGGCTGCCCCGCGAGCGCTGGCTGCTCGGACCCGGCGGCCTGGACCCGGGCACCCCCGGCGGGGCCTTCCTGGCCCGGCACGGCGTCGGCGACTCCTGCACCTCGATCTTCCCCAGCGCCACCGCCGCGCTGAACGCCGCCGTCGCCGGGGACGGCCTGTCCGTCTCCCTGGTCCACCTGGTCCGCGACCAGCTGCGGCAGGGCGCGCTGACCCTGGTGGACGTCCCCGGCCTGCCCGTCAACGGCATGCTCTACGCCGGGGCGCTGCGCGGCGCGCGCCGCTCCCCGGCCGCCTCGGCGCTGTGCGGCTTCGTCACCACCCCGGCGGCGCTGGAGAGCCTGCTCACCCGGGCCACCGGAGTCCCGGTGGGGCACTACCGGCCGACCGTGCACGTCACGCTCTGGAGCTGA
- a CDS encoding polysaccharide deacetylase family protein — protein MTDNQSAPARRPLLVAGAAALASACGAAWAVTSGPGSRGGAARPAAAGRTAPPPPAAPRAAALSGRAVSGDGRPADPDATARAASAPGPAPTAPEYYVHAGAMALALTFDDGPSPVYTPEVLSILRQYRVTATFFMIGLNAARYPDTVRQVVEEGHTVGNHTWTHPDLGTLTRPQVRTELERTGDLLARLCGGRPSLFRAPGGFFTHATMDLCGELGLRPVSWSVDPEDWANPGADAIAQRVLRHARTGSIVLDHDGCLTDGAVPAPGGPADRSQTVTALRHYLPRLVDAGFRFTVPDAA, from the coding sequence ATGACTGATAATCAGAGTGCGCCCGCCCGGCGTCCGCTGCTGGTCGCCGGGGCCGCCGCCCTGGCCTCCGCCTGCGGAGCAGCCTGGGCCGTCACCTCCGGACCGGGGAGCCGGGGCGGTGCGGCACGGCCGGCCGCCGCCGGTCGCACCGCACCGCCGCCTCCCGCCGCGCCGCGCGCGGCAGCCCTGTCCGGCCGCGCCGTCTCCGGCGACGGCCGACCGGCCGACCCGGACGCCACCGCGCGGGCCGCGTCCGCGCCCGGCCCGGCGCCGACCGCGCCCGAGTACTACGTGCACGCCGGCGCCATGGCGCTGGCGCTGACCTTCGACGACGGGCCGAGCCCGGTCTACACCCCGGAGGTGCTGTCGATCCTGCGCCAGTACCGGGTCACCGCGACGTTCTTCATGATCGGCCTGAATGCCGCCCGGTACCCGGACACCGTGCGCCAGGTGGTCGAGGAGGGCCACACCGTGGGCAACCACACCTGGACCCACCCCGACCTCGGGACGCTGACCCGGCCTCAGGTCCGCACCGAACTGGAGCGGACCGGCGACCTGCTGGCCCGGCTCTGCGGCGGGCGGCCGTCGCTGTTCCGCGCGCCCGGCGGCTTCTTCACCCACGCCACCATGGACCTCTGCGGCGAGCTGGGGCTGCGGCCGGTCTCCTGGTCGGTCGACCCCGAGGACTGGGCCAACCCCGGCGCGGACGCCATCGCGCAGCGGGTGCTGCGCCACGCCCGCACCGGGTCGATCGTGCTGGACCACGACGGCTGCCTCACCGACGGGGCCGTCCCGGCGCCGGGCGGACCGGCCGACCGCTCGCAGACCGTCACCGCGCTGCGCCACTACCTGCCGCGCCTGGTCGACGCCGGGTTCCGGTTCACCGTGCCCGACGCGGCCTGA
- a CDS encoding endo alpha-1,4 polygalactosaminidase, whose protein sequence is MPKHAFAARRKTVVITLATSVVAAAGLGFAMTDASAGSLRTSAAAHPRPTHGHHTPTPKPSSPRSGRPTPTPTPSRSVAPTHSATPTPTAAPTTAAPSAPVTGAPVAATSVPAPLACSGCWHPAVKTSWDWVLSAVPKAPFRKVSMYDIDGFDATAATVSSLHSAGIKAVCYISAGTYEDWRPDASHFPSALLGSGNGWAGEKWLDIRDIQKSGSALRSIMDSRLDMCSQKGFDMVELDNMDGYTNSTGFPLTAKDQLIYDATLANDAHARGMSVLQKNDDAQIPQLLPFFDGALNEQCNEFQECTTAQNGSYGYDQYVAAGKPVFQAEYNLSTSDFCSADNAADLNGVRFDLDLDDKTYQPCR, encoded by the coding sequence ATGCCCAAGCACGCCTTCGCCGCGCGCCGTAAGACGGTGGTGATCACCCTGGCCACCTCGGTCGTCGCCGCCGCCGGCCTCGGGTTCGCAATGACCGACGCCTCCGCGGGCAGCCTGCGGACGAGCGCCGCCGCCCACCCCCGCCCCACGCACGGCCACCACACGCCCACGCCGAAGCCGTCGTCCCCGCGGTCCGGCCGGCCCACCCCCACGCCCACGCCCAGTCGGTCGGTGGCGCCGACGCATTCGGCCACGCCCACGCCCACGGCCGCGCCCACCACCGCGGCGCCGTCCGCCCCGGTCACCGGCGCGCCGGTGGCGGCCACCTCGGTGCCCGCACCGCTGGCCTGCTCCGGCTGCTGGCACCCGGCGGTCAAAACCAGCTGGGACTGGGTGCTGTCGGCGGTGCCCAAGGCGCCGTTCCGCAAGGTCTCGATGTACGACATCGACGGCTTCGACGCCACCGCGGCCACCGTCTCCTCGCTGCACAGCGCCGGGATCAAGGCGGTCTGCTACATCTCCGCCGGAACCTACGAGGACTGGCGTCCGGACGCCTCGCACTTCCCGTCGGCGCTGCTGGGCAGCGGCAACGGCTGGGCCGGGGAGAAGTGGCTGGACATCCGCGACATCCAGAAGAGCGGCAGCGCGCTGCGCTCGATCATGGACAGCCGGCTGGACATGTGCAGCCAGAAGGGCTTCGACATGGTCGAGCTGGACAACATGGACGGCTACACCAACAGCACCGGCTTCCCGCTGACCGCCAAGGACCAGCTGATCTACGACGCCACGCTGGCCAACGACGCGCACGCGCGCGGCATGAGCGTGCTGCAGAAGAACGACGACGCGCAGATCCCGCAGCTGCTGCCGTTCTTCGACGGCGCCCTGAACGAGCAGTGCAACGAGTTCCAGGAGTGCACCACCGCCCAGAACGGCTCCTACGGCTACGACCAGTACGTCGCTGCCGGGAAGCCGGTCTTCCAGGCCGAGTACAACCTGTCGACCTCCGACTTCTGCTCCGCCGACAACGCGGCCGACCTCAACGGCGTGCGGTTCGACCTGGACCTGGACGACAAGACGTACCAGCCCTGCCGCTGA
- a CDS encoding SRPBCC family protein, whose protein sequence is MDFSNEFRVSLPVEPAWDLFNDVERIVPCMPGAALTGTEGEDRYHGTVKVKVGPVTVQYKGVATFEERDAQTRTVRIKAAGRDSHGQGNADAEVTVKLTPDGDGTRVAVGTHLSVTGKAAQFGKSVMEDISRKLLDQFVDCLERRLATERRPAAGAAAKPTTEAVAGVGANARPATRAGAEDLSAPENGAEGPSGSAAEPATGAGPKDRSGPKAGANAQPAPELGSKGLSAPEAGAVAGVGAGADARPASEAGAKDRSAPGVGAGAGADARTVRESGDGDRSGAGVEAGAAPQGLPGDDGVEAIDLFGVARGALLRRVAPLVGAGALVALGLAVWLRASGRRRNGAGCRCGGRCEACHA, encoded by the coding sequence ATGGACTTCAGCAACGAGTTTCGTGTGAGCCTGCCGGTGGAACCGGCCTGGGACCTCTTCAACGACGTCGAACGGATCGTCCCGTGCATGCCGGGCGCCGCCCTCACCGGGACCGAGGGCGAGGACCGCTACCACGGCACCGTCAAGGTCAAGGTCGGCCCGGTGACCGTGCAGTACAAGGGCGTGGCCACCTTCGAGGAGCGGGACGCGCAGACCCGCACCGTGCGGATCAAGGCCGCCGGACGCGACAGCCACGGCCAGGGCAACGCCGACGCCGAGGTCACGGTGAAGCTCACCCCGGACGGTGACGGCACCCGGGTCGCGGTGGGCACCCACCTGAGCGTCACCGGCAAGGCCGCGCAGTTCGGCAAGAGCGTCATGGAGGACATCAGCCGCAAGCTGCTGGACCAGTTCGTGGACTGCCTGGAACGCCGCCTCGCCACCGAACGCCGGCCTGCGGCCGGGGCTGCTGCGAAGCCCACGACCGAGGCCGTGGCTGGGGTCGGGGCCAACGCCCGGCCCGCGACCAGGGCTGGGGCTGAGGACCTGTCTGCGCCGGAAAATGGGGCTGAGGGTCCGTCCGGGTCTGCGGCGGAGCCCGCAACCGGGGCCGGGCCCAAGGACCGGTCCGGGCCCAAGGCTGGGGCCAACGCCCAGCCCGCGCCCGAACTCGGGTCCAAGGGTCTGTCCGCGCCCGAGGCCGGGGCCGTGGCTGGGGTCGGGGCTGGGGCTGACGCCCGGCCCGCTTCCGAGGCTGGTGCCAAGGATCGGTCTGCGCCGGGGGTCGGGGCGGGGGCCGGGGCTGATGCCCGGACCGTGCGCGAAAGCGGGGACGGGGACCGGAGCGGGGCTGGGGTGGAGGCCGGGGCTGCGCCGCAGGGGCTGCCGGGGGACGACGGGGTTGAGGCGATCGATCTGTTCGGGGTGGCGCGGGGGGCGCTGCTCAGGCGGGTGGCGCCGCTGGTCGGCGCCGGTGCGCTGGTCGCGCTCGGCCTGGCCGTCTGGCTACGGGCGAGCGGTCGGCGCCGTAACGGCGCGGGCTGCCGCTGCGGGGGCCGCTGCGAGGCGTGCCATGCGTGA
- a CDS encoding sensor histidine kinase KdpD — MTRSPARASLNRLRLRLTVAYTLLTAVGLAVLSTVAVRTDARSWRDVEFDEMRRRAAVAESLIYYDDGGRIQLDGLYGDAATTGSPQVTVLLQQPMDTLGEVFASRQPAFPVSVARLSVAARSAMAEDDTVTSTAPDDTGRAVYYLATPFYQDDTQTVAGAVVVVGDPQRGAGSYHELIAALVVGCAALTTLSAATGHVLSGRSMRPAWSALEQQERLLADAAHELRTPVAVMRGAVEVAELEPSSLTEHLPRIRRASERMSDVIENLLARGRLQAGADAPQRGPLRLDQLVEAVCAELPPGGHRLRLDLRESVVSADAGLVRLAVRNLLDNALRHGAMPGEGADVTVMVRGAQVSVADRGPGIAPDDLATIFTRFHSLGGSSGIGLSLVHWVATAHGGNVEVRARAGGGVLFTLRLSRSGARGRGQRRRPRM, encoded by the coding sequence GTGACCCGCTCCCCGGCCCGGGCCAGCCTGAACCGGCTGCGGCTGCGGCTGACCGTCGCGTACACCCTGCTCACCGCCGTCGGGCTGGCGGTGCTCTCCACGGTGGCGGTCCGCACCGACGCGCGCTCCTGGCGGGACGTCGAGTTCGACGAGATGCGCCGCCGGGCCGCCGTGGCCGAGTCGCTGATCTACTACGACGACGGCGGGCGCATCCAGCTGGACGGGCTCTACGGGGACGCCGCCACCACCGGCAGCCCGCAGGTGACCGTCCTGCTCCAGCAGCCGATGGACACCCTGGGGGAGGTGTTCGCCAGCCGCCAGCCGGCCTTCCCGGTGTCCGTCGCCCGGCTGTCGGTGGCCGCCCGGTCGGCCATGGCCGAGGACGACACCGTGACCTCGACCGCCCCGGACGACACCGGCCGCGCGGTGTACTACCTGGCGACGCCGTTCTACCAGGACGACACCCAGACCGTGGCCGGGGCGGTGGTCGTGGTGGGCGATCCGCAGCGCGGCGCCGGCTCGTACCACGAGCTGATCGCCGCCCTGGTCGTCGGCTGCGCCGCGCTGACCACGCTGTCCGCGGCCACCGGGCACGTCCTGTCCGGCCGCAGCATGCGCCCGGCCTGGAGCGCGCTGGAGCAGCAGGAGCGGCTGCTGGCCGACGCCGCGCACGAGCTGCGCACCCCGGTCGCGGTGATGCGCGGCGCGGTCGAGGTCGCCGAGCTGGAGCCGTCCAGCCTGACCGAGCACCTGCCGAGGATCCGCCGCGCCTCCGAGCGGATGTCGGACGTCATCGAGAACCTGCTGGCCCGGGGGCGGCTGCAGGCCGGGGCGGACGCCCCGCAGCGCGGGCCGCTGCGGCTGGACCAGCTGGTGGAGGCGGTCTGCGCGGAGCTGCCGCCGGGCGGCCACCGGCTCCGGCTGGACCTGCGCGAGTCGGTGGTCTCGGCCGACGCCGGGCTGGTCCGGCTGGCCGTGCGCAACCTGCTGGACAACGCGCTGCGGCACGGCGCGATGCCCGGCGAGGGCGCGGACGTCACGGTGATGGTGCGCGGCGCGCAGGTGTCGGTGGCCGACCGGGGGCCCGGGATCGCCCCGGACGACCTGGCCACGATCTTCACCCGGTTCCACTCGCTGGGCGGCAGCAGCGGCATCGGGCTGTCGCTGGTGCACTGGGTGGCCACCGCCCACGGCGGCAACGTCGAGGTGCGGGCGCGGGCCGGGGGCGGGGTGCTGTTCACCCTGCGGCTGTCCCGGAGCGGCGCGCGGGGCCGGGGGCAGCGGCGGCGGCCGCGGATGTGA
- a CDS encoding xanthine dehydrogenase family protein subunit M, with product MQVPAPFEYRRASSVDEALTLLESLGEEARVIAGGHSLLPMMKLRLARPEYLIDINDLDDLDYLRVEGDELRVGALTRHRALLESELVGRYFPIVQDAERVIADPPVRNRGTIGGSLCQADPSEDLSAVCTALRAVAVVRGRAGVRAVPMAEFYRGPYETAVGAAEMLVEIRLLILPEAGSAYEKVERKAGDWAVAAAGVALALREGRIDRAGIGLAALGGSTVSMVRAEEALTGRQPTEETFAEAGRITAEDCDPVTDGRGTAAYKRHLAGELTVRALRRAAERAGAASRTARAA from the coding sequence GTGCAGGTTCCCGCGCCGTTCGAGTACCGGCGGGCGTCGAGTGTGGACGAGGCGCTGACGCTGCTGGAGAGTCTCGGCGAGGAGGCCCGGGTGATCGCGGGCGGGCACAGCCTGCTGCCGATGATGAAGCTGCGTCTGGCCCGGCCGGAGTACCTGATCGACATCAACGACCTGGACGACCTGGACTACCTGCGGGTGGAGGGCGACGAGCTGCGGGTCGGCGCGCTGACCCGGCACCGCGCCCTGCTGGAGTCCGAGCTGGTGGGCCGGTACTTCCCGATCGTCCAGGACGCCGAACGGGTGATCGCCGATCCGCCGGTGCGCAACCGGGGCACCATCGGCGGCTCGCTCTGCCAGGCCGATCCGTCCGAGGACCTGTCGGCGGTGTGTACGGCGCTGCGGGCGGTGGCGGTGGTCCGGGGCCGGGCGGGGGTGCGCGCGGTGCCGATGGCCGAGTTCTACCGGGGCCCGTACGAGACCGCGGTCGGCGCCGCCGAGATGTTGGTGGAGATCCGGCTGCTGATCCTGCCGGAGGCGGGCAGCGCCTACGAGAAGGTCGAGCGCAAGGCCGGGGACTGGGCGGTGGCGGCGGCGGGCGTGGCGCTGGCGCTGCGGGAGGGGCGGATCGACCGGGCCGGGATCGGGCTGGCGGCGCTCGGCGGATCGACGGTCTCCATGGTCCGCGCCGAGGAGGCGCTGACCGGGCGGCAGCCCACGGAGGAGACGTTCGCCGAGGCGGGGCGGATCACCGCGGAGGACTGCGACCCGGTCACGGACGGCCGGGGCACCGCCGCCTACAAGCGGCACCTGGCCGGGGAGCTGACCGTACGGGCACTGCGCCGGGCCGCCGAGCGGGCCGGTGCGGCGAGCCGGACGGCGCGGGCGGCCTGA